A single region of the Oryzias latipes chromosome 19, ASM223467v1 genome encodes:
- the LOC111946466 gene encoding uncharacterized protein LOC111946466 produces MIFKLIVRSDDVRMLLEQMRRSTALIAQRLENAGSPVSDGASNSSSPSVSAESSGSVVAARYTMSAPVPQLHCTPMMASQLLHTPSIPSSSRDDNVQRDLARLFRPYNTLSCSGRGPAQRRKKEVPWSHFFFCLPEPETVSVPTKEEALYYEECGIGKKLVTFARNTGDHSFLSEHLYSAFPLLTEAGGFSLAKSDRRKQLSLLPIPASGYSLEYLRCRVEIKRAPLYIIPLQRALTLQPPHIETTAVMERCLSCQVNVPLCGLAQHIKTCAQTQERAEEAQLLSDERTDNEDEDADLAAAIFESLQADVVVQIEEPPIVLDIEQGEQE; encoded by the exons ATGATTTTCAAACTCATTGTCAGGTCCGATGACGTGAGAATGCTACTTGAGCAAATGAGGAGGAGCACAGCCCTCATTGCCCAGAGGCTGGAAAATGCAGGGTCTCCTGTGTCAGATGGTGCCAGCAATTCCTCTAGCCCGAGTGTTTCTGCTGAGTCAAGTGGATCTGTGGTAGCTGCAAG ATACACCATGTCTGCACCAGTACCACAACTGCATTGCACCCCAATGATGGCATCTCAGCTTTTACACACCCCAAGTATACCTTCTTCCTCCAGGGATGATAATGTCCAAAGAGACCTGGCTCGCTTATTTCGACCCTACAATACTCTGAGTTGCAGTGGAAGAGGTCCtgcacaaagaagaaaaaaagaagtgccatggtcacacttttttttttgtctgccagAACCTGAGACAGTGTCTGTCCCTACCAAGGAGGAGGCTCTTTATTACGAGGAATGCGGAATTGGGAAGAAACTAGTCACATTTGCCAGAAATACAGGAGATCACAGTTTCTTGTCGGAACATCTTTACTCTGCATTTCCCCTTTTGACAGAGGCTGGGGGGTTTTCTCTGGCGAAAAGTGACAGGAGGAAGCAGTTAAGTCTGCTTCCTATTCCAGCAAGTGGATATTCATTAGAATACCTTCGATGTAGAGTGGAAATAAAAAGGGCTCCACTCTACATTATTCCCCTCCAAAGAGCATTGACATTACAGCCACCACACATCGAG ACCACTGCTGTGATGGAGAGGTGCCTATCATGCCAGGTGAATGTACCACTGTGTGGGCTCGCacaacacataaaaacatg TGCCCAAACACAGGAAAGAGCTGAAGAAGCACAGTTGTTGTCGGATGAAAG aacagacaatgaagatgaagatgcagACCTTGCTGCTGCAATTTTCGAGTCACTCCAGGCAGATGTGGTAGTCCAAATTGAAGA GCCGCCTATTGTTCTTGATATTGAGCAAGGTGAACAAGAGTAA
- the LOC111946467 gene encoding G2/M phase-specific E3 ubiquitin-protein ligase-like, protein MIALALIHGGTKPSFFSERLYTEISGQETSDVTLEEVDDWDVKGKLQRIMDATSLEEAQDAVAEACGFLSLLGCASFLSTFEQRLTLVKEAARAFVVGRTQGARTQLVEGLETLGVAEAVRSNPGTLKALFVGGQKQVQLEELLKLFNVSFSAPGSNRRQLENTAFIFWKDWLLEVDEGSRPVTLGQILVFASGTDTIPPLGFPTRPKLVFLHWEGVPRIFPEANTCDVTLRLPLHSSYSAFVEHMESGIIQSPTFGFA, encoded by the exons ATGATTGCTCTTGCCCTCATTCATGGAGGCACAAAGCCATCATTTTTCTCAGAAAGATTGTATACAGAAATATCTGGGCAAGAAACATCAGATGTGACCTTGGAGGAAGTGGATGACTGGGACGTAAAAGGCAAACTTCAAAGG ATAATGGATGCAACATCCTTGGAGGAGGCACAGGATGCTGTGGCAGAGGCCTGCGGGTTCCTGTCTTTGCTGGGTTGTGCATCATTTTTATCAACCTTTGAGCAAAGACTCACCCTTGTGAAAGAGGCAGCCAGGGCTTTTGTTGTGGGGCGCACACAAGGTGCCAGAACACA GCTTGTTGAAGGCTTGGAAACCCTGGGTGTTGCGGAAGCAGTGCGAAGTAATCCTGGGACTCTGAAAGCTTTGTTTGTTGGGGGCCAAAAACAGGTTCAGTTGGAAGAGCTCCTCAAGCTCTTCAATGTGTCTTTTTCTGCTCCAGGAAGCAACAGGAGGCAGTTGGAAAACACTGCTTTCATATTTTGGAAGGACTGGCTGCTGGAGGTGGACG aGGGAAGCAGGCCAGTGACTCTAGGGCAGATTCTTGTGTTTGCTTCAGGGACAGACACCATTCCACCACTGGGATTTCCCACTCGcccaaaacttgtttttttacattgggAAGGGGTTCCAAGAATTTTTCCTGAAGCAAACACATGTGATGTAACCTTACGGCTGCCATTGCACTCCAGCTACTCGGCTTTTGTGGAGCACATGGAGTCGGGGATAATCCAGTCCCCCACTTTCGGCTTTGCCTAG